Proteins from one Mesorhizobium sp. M9A.F.Ca.ET.002.03.1.2 genomic window:
- a CDS encoding DUF6600 domain-containing protein — protein MKGDLFRRKIAMKRVLAQTAVRLMLGGVTACLLTVVQIPNPIMPLSLVSEARAATEVSISTFYEDLSSHGDWVSYHGASVFVPVDVPDDWRPYTVGHWVYTEQYGWLWVSDEPFGWATYHYGRWGYADDIGWYWVPGTRWAPAWVSWRREREHMIWAPLPPRRDPDLISIEVTFDTTPDFYWVVVPTREFLAVDISVVVIRDEPEFVRIVEAAEPAGDVTIQNNIVINKVIDVDLIEKETNQEVTAVKVSKTDAPEQSGKLDNDKVTVFEGEVKADADAQPAELKDIEEVKQVQAGRKSKPTEGAATTEQAEPEKTAKPEKPTTKEPPAAEQQTEPEQAAKPEKPTTKEPPAAEQQTEPEQAAKPEKPKAKKQRAVEQQQAEPEQAAKPEKPKTKKQRAVEQQQAEPEQAAKPEKPKTKKQRAVEQQQAEPEQAAKPEKPKAKKQPAAEQQQAEPEQAAKPKPQKQENKTCDPQTENC, from the coding sequence ATGAAGGGCGATCTGTTTCGGAGGAAGATTGCGATGAAACGCGTCCTTGCCCAAACTGCGGTACGACTGATGCTGGGCGGCGTAACCGCCTGTCTGCTCACGGTCGTCCAAATTCCCAACCCGATCATGCCGTTGTCGCTTGTGTCCGAGGCAAGGGCTGCCACCGAGGTTTCGATCAGCACATTCTACGAAGACCTGTCTTCCCATGGTGATTGGGTTTCGTATCACGGAGCGTCCGTCTTCGTGCCGGTTGATGTGCCTGACGATTGGCGTCCGTATACTGTTGGACACTGGGTCTATACCGAGCAGTATGGCTGGCTGTGGGTATCCGACGAGCCATTCGGCTGGGCGACGTACCATTACGGTCGGTGGGGCTATGCCGACGATATCGGCTGGTACTGGGTTCCGGGCACTCGTTGGGCGCCAGCATGGGTGAGTTGGCGTCGTGAGAGGGAGCACATGATTTGGGCTCCGCTGCCGCCGCGCCGCGATCCGGATTTGATTTCAATCGAGGTGACCTTCGACACGACGCCGGATTTTTACTGGGTTGTAGTCCCCACCCGCGAATTCCTTGCTGTGGACATTTCTGTCGTCGTTATCCGTGATGAGCCGGAGTTTGTGCGCATTGTCGAGGCGGCCGAGCCGGCCGGCGACGTGACGATCCAGAACAACATAGTGATCAACAAAGTCATTGATGTTGATCTGATCGAGAAGGAGACGAACCAGGAGGTGACTGCCGTCAAGGTCAGCAAGACCGACGCGCCCGAGCAGTCCGGCAAATTGGACAACGATAAGGTCACGGTCTTTGAAGGTGAGGTGAAAGCCGACGCCGATGCCCAACCAGCTGAGCTCAAAGACATCGAGGAGGTGAAGCAGGTTCAGGCTGGCCGCAAATCGAAGCCGACCGAAGGCGCAGCAACGACCGAACAGGCCGAGCCGGAAAAGACCGCCAAGCCTGAGAAGCCGACGACCAAGGAGCCGCCCGCCGCCGAGCAGCAGACCGAGCCCGAGCAGGCGGCCAAGCCTGAGAAGCCGACGACCAAGGAGCCGCCCGCCGCCGAGCAGCAGACCGAGCCCGAGCAGGCGGCCAAGCCTGAGAAGCCGAAGGCCAAGAAGCAGCGCGCCGTCGAGCAGCAGCAGGCCGAGCCGGAACAGGCGGCCAAGCCTGAGAAGCCGAAGACCAAGAAGCAGCGCGCCGTCGAGCAGCAGCAGGCCGAGCCGGAACAGGCGGCCAAGCCTGAGAAGCCGAAGACCAAGAAGCAGCGCGCCGTCGAGCAGCAGCAGGCCGAGCCGGAACAGGCGGCCAAGCCTGAGAAGCCGAAGGCCAAGAAGCAGCCCGCCGCCGAGCAGCAGCAAGCCGAGCCCGAGCAGGCGGCCAAGCCCAAGCCTCAGAAGCAGGAAAACAAGACGTGCGATCCGCAGACTGAGAACTGCTAG
- a CDS encoding class I SAM-dependent DNA methyltransferase, with amino-acid sequence MSSSVGALAPMMTPVAFIRKWKRASLTERQSAQEHFIDLCALFGHPTPTEEDPTGQFFAFEKGTSKVAGGRGFADVWKKGHFAWEYKRKNGNLDDALLQLVRYAPALQSPPLQVVCDIERFRIHTAWTNTVPVTYEITLDELAEPAPREILRNVFYDPEKLRPSKTRAAVTAEAADKFSTIALRLQGRGTPDEIAHFVNQLVFCFFAQSVKLLPDGLFAKLLRRSAQSPERAMGYLSKLFEAMEGGGEFDLTEIAWFNGGLFDGSRALPLDDGDIGLLIAADSLDWSLIDPTIFGTLFERFLDPDKRAQIGAHYTDPGKIMKLVDPVILRPLRAEWEVAKEQIAALLNGERTPPMRRKPHRRMTRKEAAEEVRAQFLERLRNLRILDPACGSGNFLYLALQGVKDIENRANLECEILGLSPQLPLVGPEILRGIEINTTAAELARTTIWIGDIQWQLRNGIRSKSIPILRKLKAIERGDALVTAMPPSVNGETRGNDGLEITAASTKFIETDWPGAEFIVGNPPFLGIRLMRHGLGDETVDRLFDVYNDRVSREADLVCYWFEKARAALKFGHSRRVGLVATNSIRGGANRKVLDQIASESRIFEAWSDEPWIIDGAAVRVSLICFGEGEDTLRLDGNDVAEINPDLTAGVTNLTRVRRLAENYNVAFMGDTKGGAFDIPGTLAREWLQLPLNPNGKPNSDVLRPWRNGMDVTRRSRDMWIVDFGSELSEQGASLYEAPFQYVKEHVFPERAQNRRDAYRERWWRHVEPRPAMLAKVSSLRRYILTPRVAKYRIFAWMDGTVLADSATIAIARDDETIFGILHSRFHEAWSLRLGTWLGVGNDPRYTPTTTFETFPFPDGLTPNIPARRSENDPRAMAIAQAARQLDDLRNRWLNPADLIRIEPEVGAGYPERILPKDAVAASILRERTLTNLYNQRPQWLVDVHCELDAAVAAAYGWPAEISEEDALARLLELNLARTAAGTVSASARPVKKTRRKTPEELRAQPQLLLPIPGKKQKQEELPLGDREKIAEQSATVTRRPGKARRAG; translated from the coding sequence ATGAGTTCGAGTGTTGGTGCGCTCGCACCAATGATGACGCCGGTTGCGTTCATCAGAAAGTGGAAAAGAGCCTCACTGACTGAGCGCCAATCTGCTCAGGAACACTTTATCGACCTTTGCGCACTCTTCGGTCATCCGACACCAACCGAAGAAGACCCCACAGGCCAGTTCTTCGCATTCGAAAAAGGTACAAGCAAAGTGGCGGGTGGGCGCGGCTTTGCCGATGTCTGGAAAAAGGGCCACTTTGCGTGGGAGTATAAACGAAAGAACGGCAATCTCGACGACGCCCTCTTGCAACTTGTCCGCTACGCACCGGCTCTACAAAGTCCGCCGCTGCAAGTCGTCTGCGATATCGAGCGTTTCCGGATTCACACTGCATGGACGAATACGGTCCCTGTAACCTACGAGATCACGCTTGACGAACTGGCCGAGCCAGCCCCGCGCGAAATCCTGCGAAATGTCTTCTATGACCCCGAAAAACTGAGGCCGTCTAAGACGCGCGCTGCTGTGACGGCCGAGGCGGCCGACAAGTTCTCCACGATCGCGTTGCGTCTGCAAGGACGGGGTACACCCGATGAAATCGCTCATTTCGTCAATCAGCTCGTGTTCTGCTTCTTCGCCCAAAGTGTGAAGCTGTTGCCGGACGGGTTGTTTGCGAAGCTGCTGAGGCGCTCCGCCCAAAGCCCAGAGAGAGCGATGGGTTACCTCAGCAAGTTGTTCGAGGCGATGGAGGGCGGTGGCGAATTCGACCTCACCGAAATTGCTTGGTTCAACGGGGGCCTTTTCGACGGCAGCCGTGCTCTGCCGCTCGACGACGGCGATATCGGGCTGCTGATCGCTGCCGACAGTCTCGACTGGAGTCTGATCGACCCGACGATTTTTGGAACGCTATTCGAGCGCTTCCTCGATCCAGACAAAAGAGCACAGATCGGCGCACACTACACTGATCCAGGTAAGATTATGAAGCTTGTCGACCCCGTCATTCTGAGGCCGCTTCGGGCAGAATGGGAGGTCGCCAAGGAGCAGATCGCCGCGCTATTAAATGGCGAACGTACACCGCCGATGCGTAGGAAACCGCACCGACGCATGACGCGGAAGGAAGCCGCAGAGGAAGTTCGCGCCCAATTCCTGGAACGACTGCGCAATTTGCGTATTCTCGATCCGGCATGCGGATCGGGGAATTTTCTTTATCTTGCCCTGCAGGGCGTTAAAGACATCGAAAACAGGGCCAACCTCGAATGCGAAATACTTGGCCTTAGTCCGCAACTGCCACTCGTCGGCCCGGAAATCCTTCGCGGAATAGAGATCAACACGACGGCGGCCGAGCTTGCCCGAACCACGATTTGGATAGGCGACATCCAGTGGCAATTGCGAAACGGCATCCGTTCGAAATCGATTCCCATCCTGCGTAAACTCAAAGCAATTGAAAGGGGCGACGCACTCGTCACGGCAATGCCGCCCTCAGTCAACGGCGAGACAAGAGGGAATGACGGTCTAGAGATTACGGCAGCCAGCACGAAGTTTATCGAGACTGATTGGCCCGGTGCGGAGTTCATCGTCGGCAACCCTCCATTCCTCGGCATACGGTTAATGCGCCACGGCTTGGGCGACGAAACCGTGGATCGTCTGTTCGATGTTTATAATGACCGCGTTTCGCGAGAGGCCGATCTCGTCTGCTATTGGTTTGAAAAAGCGCGTGCTGCCCTCAAATTCGGTCATTCACGACGCGTCGGTCTTGTCGCTACCAATTCGATCCGTGGAGGCGCCAACCGAAAAGTTCTTGATCAGATCGCATCTGAGAGCCGTATTTTTGAAGCCTGGAGCGATGAGCCGTGGATTATCGATGGTGCGGCCGTTCGTGTGTCGCTCATATGCTTCGGTGAAGGCGAGGATACCTTACGACTCGATGGCAACGATGTTGCGGAGATCAATCCGGATCTTACTGCCGGAGTAACGAACCTCACCCGTGTCCGCCGACTCGCAGAAAATTATAACGTTGCATTTATGGGAGATACCAAGGGTGGCGCCTTTGATATCCCAGGAACGCTTGCGCGGGAGTGGTTGCAGCTTCCTCTGAATCCCAATGGTAAGCCGAATTCAGATGTGTTGCGCCCATGGCGCAATGGAATGGATGTGACGCGCCGTTCACGCGATATGTGGATTGTCGATTTTGGTTCGGAACTTTCGGAACAGGGAGCCTCTCTATACGAAGCCCCATTCCAATACGTGAAAGAGCATGTATTTCCAGAAAGGGCTCAAAATAGGCGAGACGCTTATCGCGAACGCTGGTGGCGCCACGTCGAGCCCCGACCTGCGATGTTGGCAAAAGTCTCATCGCTAAGGCGCTACATCTTGACGCCACGTGTCGCCAAGTACCGAATATTCGCTTGGATGGATGGCACAGTTCTCGCGGATAGCGCGACAATCGCAATTGCGCGCGACGATGAGACGATCTTCGGAATTCTCCATTCCCGGTTTCACGAAGCGTGGTCCTTGCGACTGGGAACATGGCTCGGGGTGGGCAATGATCCGCGCTATACACCCACAACCACCTTCGAAACTTTTCCATTTCCAGATGGCCTGACACCGAACATTCCCGCTAGACGCAGTGAAAATGATCCCCGTGCTATGGCTATCGCTCAAGCCGCTAGGCAGCTCGATGATCTCCGCAATCGGTGGCTCAATCCGGCCGATCTCATTCGTATTGAGCCTGAAGTCGGAGCCGGCTATCCGGAACGCATTTTACCCAAAGACGCAGTCGCGGCTTCTATCCTTCGTGAGCGGACTCTGACCAACCTCTACAATCAGCGCCCGCAATGGCTTGTTGATGTGCACTGCGAACTCGACGCAGCTGTTGCCGCCGCCTATGGCTGGCCAGCGGAAATTTCGGAAGAAGACGCCTTGGCGAGACTGCTCGAACTCAATCTTGCTCGCACCGCAGCCGGTACCGTGTCTGCATCTGCACGACCGGTGAAAAAGACGCGACGCAAGACACCTGAGGAATTAAGAGCGCAACCGCAACTGCTGTTGCCAATTCCAGGCAAGAAGCAAAAACAAGAGGAGCTTCCTCTCGGCGACCGTGAGAAGATAGCGGAACAATCTGCGACAGTTACGCGACGTCCTGGCAAGGCACGCCGTGCCGGTTAG
- a CDS encoding sugar ABC transporter substrate-binding protein, producing MRTMITGLAFAASILSTLATVGPTAAETANIWVRADGSNFMPRIVDAFNKGHENQIKLDIIPNAEIIPKYGAAAAGGTAPDALSLDLIYTPSFAAAGQLEDITDWAKSLPYFASLSPAHVKTGTYKDRIYGLPFSADSSVLIWNKKLFKQAGLDPEKGPANWAEIEASAEKVNALGGDIKGFYFSGNCGGCNIFTFTPLIWASGGDILTEDGSKATLDSPQLRGAIDLYRSMVEKDLVPAGAQTDTGSNFFAAFAAGNIGISPSGAFAIGALNTQYPDIDYGVTFLPGKDGGWSSFAGGDNFVVTKGTTKIAVVKEFLDFAYSLEGQTILAKYGSLPVRGDIANEALKELDPRYKVAAEAMSKGRTPYSVVFNDLINSANGPWNQMVNEVFFGEDVDGAIANAQETMQSIIDSAPQQ from the coding sequence ATGAGGACCATGATTACCGGGCTCGCTTTTGCCGCGAGCATTCTTTCCACGCTGGCAACGGTCGGGCCGACAGCCGCCGAAACCGCCAACATCTGGGTGCGCGCCGACGGCTCGAACTTCATGCCGCGCATCGTCGACGCCTTCAACAAGGGGCATGAGAACCAGATCAAGCTGGACATCATCCCCAATGCCGAGATCATCCCGAAATACGGTGCTGCCGCCGCCGGCGGCACGGCGCCCGACGCGCTGTCGCTCGACCTGATCTACACGCCGTCCTTCGCCGCCGCCGGCCAGCTCGAAGACATCACCGACTGGGCGAAATCGCTGCCTTATTTCGCCAGCCTGTCGCCGGCGCACGTCAAGACCGGCACCTACAAGGACCGGATCTACGGGCTGCCGTTTTCCGCCGACAGCTCGGTGCTGATCTGGAACAAGAAGCTGTTCAAGCAGGCCGGTCTCGACCCCGAGAAAGGCCCGGCCAACTGGGCCGAGATCGAAGCCTCCGCCGAAAAGGTCAACGCGCTCGGCGGCGACATCAAGGGCTTTTATTTCTCCGGCAATTGCGGCGGCTGCAACATCTTCACCTTCACGCCGCTGATCTGGGCGTCGGGCGGCGACATCCTCACCGAGGACGGCTCGAAGGCGACGCTCGACAGTCCGCAGCTGCGCGGCGCCATCGACCTCTACCGCTCGATGGTCGAGAAGGATCTGGTGCCGGCAGGCGCGCAGACCGACACCGGCTCCAACTTCTTTGCCGCCTTCGCCGCCGGCAATATCGGCATCTCGCCGTCCGGCGCCTTCGCCATCGGCGCGCTGAACACGCAATACCCAGACATCGACTACGGCGTCACCTTCCTGCCGGGCAAGGATGGCGGCTGGTCGTCCTTTGCCGGCGGCGACAATTTCGTCGTCACCAAGGGCACCACGAAAATCGCCGTGGTGAAGGAGTTCCTCGATTTCGCCTATTCGCTGGAAGGCCAGACCATCCTGGCGAAATATGGCAGCCTTCCCGTGCGCGGCGACATCGCCAATGAGGCGCTCAAGGAGCTCGACCCGCGTTACAAGGTCGCCGCGGAAGCCATGTCCAAAGGCCGCACGCCCTATTCGGTGGTGTTCAACGACCTGATCAACTCCGCCAACGGTCCGTGGAACCAGATGGTCAACGAGGTCTTCTTCGGCGAAGACGTCGACGGCGCCATCGCCAACGCGCAGGAGACCATGCAGTCGATCATCGATTCGGCGCCGCAGCAGTAG
- a CDS encoding LacI family DNA-binding transcriptional regulator — protein sequence MSSDASPAPAPVTLREVAAAAGVSVATASKALNGQGRMTAETRERIRATARRLGFRPNSLAQSLLRRRSFTVGLLTNDTYGRFSLPLMSGVSDALVDAGVSVFLCNVEDDTRLAQLHVEAMLDKRVDGIIATGKRIDRHLPVDLANLRIPVIYAFTQPDPGAIAFVSDDAGGARLAVEHFWRLGRRRIAHVTGPASFAVVHERAQAYRDVLTEKGLPVMEPLLGSWSEAWGHEAVAKLFGSGREGVPDAVFCGNDQIARGVIDALRERGLGVPDDVGVIGFDNWSIVAEATRPPLTSVDMNLAALGREAGLTLLSLVGGQPAAPGIRKLPCRLVVRQSCGRPLGG from the coding sequence ATGTCCTCCGACGCCTCGCCAGCGCCCGCCCCCGTCACCCTGCGCGAGGTGGCCGCCGCCGCCGGCGTCAGTGTTGCCACCGCCTCGAAGGCGCTGAACGGGCAGGGGCGGATGACGGCCGAGACGCGCGAGCGCATTCGCGCGACGGCGCGGCGGCTGGGTTTTCGGCCGAACAGCCTGGCGCAGAGCCTGCTCAGGCGGCGCTCCTTCACCGTCGGGCTGCTCACCAACGACACCTATGGCCGCTTCTCGCTGCCGCTGATGTCGGGCGTTTCCGATGCGCTGGTCGATGCCGGCGTCTCGGTGTTCCTGTGCAATGTCGAGGACGACACGCGGCTCGCCCAGCTCCATGTCGAGGCCATGCTCGACAAGCGCGTCGACGGCATCATCGCCACCGGCAAGCGCATCGACCGCCATCTGCCGGTCGATCTCGCCAATCTGCGCATTCCCGTGATCTATGCCTTCACCCAGCCCGATCCTGGCGCCATCGCCTTCGTCTCGGACGACGCCGGCGGCGCGCGCCTGGCGGTCGAGCACTTTTGGCGGCTCGGGCGGCGGCGCATTGCTCACGTCACCGGGCCGGCGAGCTTTGCCGTGGTGCACGAGCGGGCACAGGCCTATCGTGACGTGCTGACCGAGAAAGGCTTGCCGGTCATGGAACCATTGCTCGGATCGTGGTCGGAAGCGTGGGGTCACGAGGCCGTTGCAAAACTGTTCGGCAGCGGCCGGGAAGGGGTGCCGGATGCCGTGTTCTGCGGCAACGACCAGATCGCGCGCGGCGTCATCGATGCGCTGCGCGAGCGCGGCCTCGGCGTGCCTGATGATGTCGGCGTCATCGGTTTCGACAATTGGTCGATCGTGGCCGAGGCGACCCGCCCGCCGCTGACCTCCGTCGACATGAACCTGGCGGCGCTTGGGCGCGAGGCCGGGCTTACGCTGCTTTCGCTCGTCGGCGGCCAACCCGCCGCGCCGGGCATCCGAAAACTGCCGTGCCGGCTGGTGGTGCGTCAGTCATGCGGCCGTCCACTGGGCGGCTGA
- a CDS encoding sugar ABC transporter permease gives MTIIATTSTPARRRKLVGAGRRQWIGLLYVAPAVALVVVFFIIPLCMTAWMSFHNWPLMGAHRFIGLDNYWAILRDTRFWNALKFTGYYTVIVTIAIFAVAFPLALFIEKPRQLTGFYRTSFFMPAVIGFASASLLWSWLLNVDAGLFSPAAVGLGLTEKKVNLLATFQPAFWSIIAMVVWKVAGFTMIILMTGLQSIPPDLQEAAMIDGAGPFARFRAITLPLMRRTLALALILSVAGSVLAFDQFYIILRGGPRNQTLTAVYWIFNQSFVSFKLGYGAALSMVLLVILVALSLVQLRLLRQPEGVD, from the coding sequence ATGACCATCATCGCAACCACCTCCACCCCGGCGCGCCGCCGCAAGCTGGTCGGCGCCGGCCGCCGGCAGTGGATCGGCCTGCTTTACGTCGCGCCGGCCGTCGCCCTCGTCGTCGTCTTCTTCATCATTCCGCTTTGCATGACGGCGTGGATGTCATTCCACAATTGGCCGCTGATGGGCGCGCACCGCTTCATCGGCCTCGACAATTACTGGGCGATCCTGCGCGACACCAGGTTCTGGAACGCGCTCAAATTCACCGGCTACTACACGGTGATCGTCACCATCGCGATCTTCGCCGTCGCCTTTCCGCTGGCGCTGTTCATCGAAAAGCCCAGGCAGCTGACCGGCTTCTACCGGACGTCCTTCTTCATGCCGGCCGTCATCGGTTTCGCCTCGGCCAGCCTGCTCTGGTCGTGGCTGCTCAACGTCGATGCGGGCCTGTTCAGCCCGGCCGCTGTCGGCCTCGGCCTGACCGAAAAGAAGGTCAATCTGCTGGCGACCTTCCAGCCGGCCTTCTGGTCGATCATCGCCATGGTCGTCTGGAAGGTGGCGGGCTTCACCATGATCATCCTGATGACCGGCCTGCAATCGATCCCGCCGGACCTGCAGGAGGCGGCGATGATCGACGGGGCAGGGCCGTTCGCGCGCTTCCGGGCGATCACTCTGCCGCTGATGCGCCGCACGCTGGCGCTGGCGCTGATCCTGTCGGTTGCCGGCTCGGTGCTGGCCTTCGACCAGTTCTACATCATCCTGCGCGGCGGCCCGCGCAACCAGACGCTGACCGCCGTCTACTGGATCTTCAACCAGTCGTTCGTGTCGTTCAAGCTCGGCTATGGCGCGGCGCTGTCGATGGTCCTGCTGGTCATCCTGGTC